GTGGCAAATTGAGGTTCATGATACGCGATCAGTTGCTTCAAAGTGGTATGTGTATGCCACCGCAACTAAAATGAAGTCTGCTCAACACTCATTAATTGGGGATTTGGTCTATATTGATGCTGCTGGTCAAAAACATGTGATGACCAATCAGGAAACGTTGGTAGGCCATGGCACACATACAAATCCTAATCAACAAACTACAAATATTGCAGCAACCTGGCAAGCGCGACAAGGTATTTTTCTCGATGTTCAGCCCGAATTGTATGCAGGATCCTATCATGGAAAGATCAATTGGAGTTTGCAAGATACACCACAATCTTGATGAGTGGAAGAAAGATGTCATCAAGATGTGTTAGTTAGTCATTAAGGAAATTATGAATGACCGTCAAGATTGTTTTGGCGGTCATTTTAGTGTGATATCGTTGCAAGGTTACTTATAAATTTGTAAAAACGATTCACCAATACCAGACAAGCTGAGTTGATTGGACTATAATGATTGGAAGTTATAGCGGGGTAAGGGAGAACGTTTGATGAAAACTTTTAAGAGTATTATGAGCTGGGTACTACCAATTGTAGTGGGGTTACTCGTCGCCATGGTGATCAGGCACTTTATTTTTACGATGGTTCGGGTGGATGGACCGTCAATGGAACCTAACTTAGATGACAATGAGCGCGTCGCCGTGGTCAAGACAGCTAAGATTCAGCACCTCAGTGTCATCGTTTTTAACGCCTATCAAGTTGATCCAGACGCACGCTCCAAGACGGTCAAATATGTCAAACGAGTGATCGGAATGCCCGGTGATACAGTTAAATCTGAAGACGGCCGACTCTATGTCAATGGCAAGCTTGTCCCGCAGAAGTTCATCAGTCAGTATGAGCGGACGCAGGGAACGACAAATTGGGATTTGAGTACGCTGGAGAACCGTTACAGTTGGAATCTGAAAACAACTAAGGTCCCTAAGCATTCGTACTTTGTGTTAGGTGATCATCGGTCAGTGTCAAATGATAGTCGTTACTGGGGATTTGTCCCAGCCAATAAGGTATTGGGCGTGGTCAAAGTGCCATTTTGGGACTCGAATAAAACTAAGCGCCATAATATTAATTCAATTAGTTACTGAATAGCAGCCAGCGCGACTCGTTAGTGAGCGCGCTTTTTTTGTATGCTCACCAACTGAATGGTAGGGGGGAACTAAGTTGGTTAGTCATTCTTTACAGGGAGAACAACGTG
This Lactiplantibacillus plantarum DNA region includes the following protein-coding sequences:
- the lepB gene encoding signal peptidase I → MKTFKSIMSWVLPIVVGLLVAMVIRHFIFTMVRVDGPSMEPNLDDNERVAVVKTAKIQHLSVIVFNAYQVDPDARSKTVKYVKRVIGMPGDTVKSEDGRLYVNGKLVPQKFISQYERTQGTTNWDLSTLENRYSWNLKTTKVPKHSYFVLGDHRSVSNDSRYWGFVPANKVLGVVKVPFWDSNKTKRHNINSISY